The Malus domestica chromosome 06, GDT2T_hap1 genome has a segment encoding these proteins:
- the LOC139196783 gene encoding uncharacterized protein yields MEPKLSELFNYLESSPLLWESVKDMYGSQNNSVRIFQLKKSVASLKQGDHSFVQHLGSMKSMWNELDMYRPHMTDSAVLLKRADEGKVFQLLASLGAEYEDLRSHLLMTQELPFFTTVCHAVQREETRRRMMNVEPKSNSEARVFTTTHNASGDRVLGKKANWKCSYCNMKGHLREKCWILHPELKPKFDREGKMIKDGKGGVTPKAFHSACSSTDRMANFLTNHVSLINEFVAFLQKKQRSTGPDEMTPENPTAMLGKFAGFLADSENTSKGNIPSIISAISTAFNVNVTHDFFIIDSGATDHITNKPSSLHDCQRTIDPIHVSVANGKGEPILGKGKIRLLSEHTDSTAL; encoded by the coding sequence ATGGAGCCAAAATTGTCTGAGCTTTTCAACTACTTAGAGTCTTCCCCTCTCCTATGGGAGTCTGTCAAAGACATGTATGGCAGCCAAAACAACTCAGTTCGCATCTTTCAACTGAAGAAAAGTGTGGCTAGTTTAAAGCAAGGCGATCACtcatttgttcaacaccttggaaGTATGAAATCCATGTGGAATGAACTCGATATGTATCGTCCACACATGACTGATTCCGCTGTGCTACTGAAGAGGGCTGATGAAGGCAAGGTTTTTCAACTCTTAGCAAGCTTGGGAGCGGAGTATGAAGACTTGCGTAGTCACTTGTTAATGACTCAAGAGCTGCCCTTCTTTACCACTGTGTGTCATGCAGTCCAAAGAGAAGAAACTCGACGAAGAATGATGAACGTTGAGCCCAAATCCAACTCtgaagctagggttttcacgaCAACTCACAATGCAAGTGGTGATAGGGTGCTTGGCAAGAAAGCAAACTGGAAATGTTCTTATTGCAACATGAAGGgacatttgagagaaaaatgttggatTCTTCATCCGGAGTTAAAGCCTAAGTTTGATAGGGAAGGCAAAATGATCAAAGATGGGAAGGGTGGAGTCACTCCAAAAGCATTTCATTCAGCATGTTCCTCAACTGATAGGATGGCCAATTTCTTAACAAATCATGTGTCCTTGATCAACGAGTTTGTTGCTTTTCTTCAAAAGAAGCAAAGAAGCACTGGACCTGATGAAATGACACCTGAAAACCCTACTGCAATGCTAGGGAAATTTGCTGGATTCTTGGCTGACTCGGAGAACACATCGAAAGGCAATATTCCAAGTATTATCAGTGCCATTTCCACTGCTTTTAATGTAAATGTTAcacatgatttttttattattgactCTGGTGCCACTGATCATATAACTAATAAACCCTCTAGTCTCCATGATTGTCAAAGAACTATTGATCCAATTCATGTGTCTGTTGCAAATGGGAAAGGGGAACCTATTCTAGGGAAAGGAAAGATTAGATTGCTAAGTGAGCATACTGATTCCACTGCTCTCTAA